Proteins encoded within one genomic window of Fusobacterium perfoetens:
- a CDS encoding glycosyltransferase family 9 protein, protein MKILIVRFKQIGDSILASPMCNTLKKSFPDAEVDYVVYEHVAPIFENHKYIDNVISISKAEQKNPFKYLAKVWKVTRKKYDIVIDIMSTPKSEVFTLFSPGAEYRIGRKKKHRGYTYTHKIEEPRDTKDKVDKFLKMLKPLEEKYDIKYDSNYIITITPEEKEYMKNKMEKAGVDFSKPVVACAINSRVPAKVYPVDNMTKVIKKLLNDLDIQIIFYYSPDEKAFAKNVHENMLENGKRIFSNIETSSIRELGMLLSNCDMFFGNEGGPRHLAQSLDVPSFAIFSPSSSKKEWLSNANDRHQGVEPYDLKENTEGMTRDEVYRLITPEYVVSKVEEMFSKYVNK, encoded by the coding sequence ATGAAAATATTAATTGTCAGATTCAAACAGATAGGAGATTCTATCCTTGCTTCACCTATGTGTAATACATTGAAAAAGTCTTTTCCTGATGCAGAGGTAGATTATGTTGTGTATGAACATGTAGCTCCAATTTTTGAAAATCATAAATATATTGATAATGTAATTTCTATATCTAAAGCTGAGCAGAAGAATCCTTTTAAATATTTAGCAAAGGTGTGGAAAGTTACAAGAAAAAAATATGATATAGTTATAGATATTATGTCAACTCCTAAAAGTGAAGTCTTTACTTTGTTTTCTCCTGGAGCAGAATACAGAATAGGAAGAAAGAAAAAACATAGAGGCTATACATATACTCATAAAATAGAAGAGCCAAGAGATACAAAAGATAAGGTTGATAAATTCTTAAAAATGCTTAAACCTTTAGAAGAAAAATATGATATTAAGTATGATTCAAATTATATAATAACAATTACTCCAGAAGAAAAAGAATATATGAAAAATAAAATGGAAAAAGCAGGGGTTGATTTTTCAAAACCAGTAGTAGCTTGTGCTATAAATTCAAGAGTTCCTGCAAAAGTTTATCCAGTGGACAATATGACAAAAGTTATAAAAAAACTTCTTAATGATTTAGATATACAAATAATTTTTTATTATTCTCCAGATGAAAAGGCTTTTGCTAAAAATGTTCATGAAAATATGCTTGAAAACGGCAAAAGAATATTTTCAAATATAGAAACATCTTCAATAAGAGAACTTGGAATGCTTCTTTCAAATTGTGATATGTTTTTTGGAAATGAGGGAGGGCCAAGACATCTTGCTCAAAGCTTAGATGTTCCTAGTTTTGCAATATTTAGCCCTAGTTCAAGTAAAAAAGAGTGGCTTTCAAATGCAAATGACAGACATCAAGGAGTAGAGCCTTATGATTTAAAAGAAAATACAGAGGGTATG